In the Haloferula helveola genome, one interval contains:
- a CDS encoding sigma-70 family RNA polymerase sigma factor — protein sequence MAQALTFPVADVARLFFTRCESPAQHRASSPVLAEDPTPATSELLRSWLGGDDSAAEELVERLHPLVAKIVNAHLPRREQVNDLLQEIFAKVFSRASQFKETSPLEHWVARIAVSTCRDRLRHHSRRPHLLWSELSPDEQLAYDRFASDASAVLLSPDEARSLLERLLSRLPVAERALVVWLDLEERPIAEVSDLTGAPAGLVRVRAFRARQRLRQIAASLPKDLYLP from the coding sequence ATGGCCCAGGCTCTGACATTTCCGGTCGCGGATGTCGCACGTTTGTTCTTCACGCGTTGCGAGAGCCCTGCCCAGCATCGTGCGAGTTCCCCCGTTTTGGCAGAAGACCCGACCCCCGCGACGAGCGAATTGCTCCGGAGCTGGCTCGGTGGCGATGATTCCGCCGCCGAGGAGCTGGTCGAGCGGCTCCACCCGCTGGTGGCGAAAATTGTCAATGCCCACCTGCCCCGCCGCGAGCAGGTGAACGACCTGCTGCAGGAAATCTTCGCCAAGGTTTTCTCCCGTGCCTCCCAGTTCAAGGAAACCAGCCCGCTGGAGCACTGGGTCGCCCGGATCGCCGTCAGCACCTGCCGCGACCGCCTCCGGCACCACTCGCGCCGGCCGCACCTGCTGTGGTCGGAGCTCTCGCCCGACGAACAGCTCGCCTACGACCGCTTCGCCAGCGACGCGTCGGCCGTCCTGCTCTCCCCCGATGAAGCCCGCTCGCTGCTGGAACGCCTCCTCTCCCGGCTTCCGGTGGCGGAGCGGGCGCTGGTCGTCTGGCTCGATCTCGAGGAACGCCCCATCGCCGAGGTGTCCGACCTCACCGGCGCTCCCGCCGGCTTGGTGCGGGTCCGCGCCTTCCGCGCCCGCCAGCGCCTGCGCCAGATCGCAGCCTCACTCCCCAAAGACCTCTACCTGCCATGA